From Pseudomonadota bacterium, a single genomic window includes:
- a CDS encoding alpha/beta hydrolase, translating into MPFAEKYGVVLIAPLFPQDRFPDYQRLGRSNKGARSDLALNRIIDEVGFLTGADSKKLFLFGYSGGAQFVHRYAMTFPQNVSGMVIAAAGWYTFPDYSVNYPYGLKNAGKLFGKPFNPENLLDISTCVLVGDQDIARDSELRKSNFIDQQQGSNRMNRGKAWIQAMKSAAKTYYLNTAFDFRVLPRSNHSFSRCMDRGGMGRTVFKFLFECV; encoded by the coding sequence TTGCCATTTGCTGAAAAATATGGCGTAGTACTGATTGCACCATTGTTTCCTCAAGATCGATTTCCCGATTACCAGCGATTGGGACGCAGCAATAAAGGAGCCCGCTCAGATTTGGCCCTGAATAGAATTATAGATGAGGTTGGTTTTCTTACCGGGGCTGACAGCAAAAAGTTATTTCTCTTCGGTTATTCCGGTGGTGCCCAATTTGTTCACCGTTACGCCATGACTTTCCCTCAAAATGTATCCGGAATGGTGATCGCCGCAGCGGGATGGTATACATTTCCCGATTATAGCGTCAATTATCCTTATGGCTTGAAAAATGCCGGTAAATTGTTTGGTAAACCCTTTAACCCTGAGAATTTGTTAGATATTTCGACGTGTGTTTTGGTCGGAGATCAAGATATAGCCCGAGACTCCGAGTTAAGAAAAAGCAACTTTATCGACCAACAACAGGGAAGTAACCGAATGAACCGAGGAAAAGCTTGGATTCAAGCGATGAAAAGCGCTGCCAAAACCTATTATCTGAATACTGCCTTTGATTTCCGGGTACTGCCTCGCTCAAATCATTCATTTTCACGGTGCATGGATAGGGGGGGGATGGGGAGAACTGTTTTCAAGTTTCTTTTTGAATGTGTGTAA
- a CDS encoding ABC transporter ATP-binding protein has translation MEIPSILVKNRIRILLCLTANGLGQSMVAIMAMLLVRSAFDNLIKHDANVQTQYIYYYGLGFIILATAKGFLRMTERIDAEKLGQNYTHQIRMLLFKSLSRSAPRTLQKRSRGAIVLRFIGDLNALKRWVSLGLVRIAVAGTIFTCSLIGLGVLNWRIAMVAGLILGVGALSVIRQGSRLREAARESRRLRSYLAANVNEKVAAIGVVQVFGQTAREQRRIRNQSKRLMESMVNKAKNIGLMRGITESIMTLSHGAILLQGVYEIQVGRATHGTVLAAVIIISFLIPALRDLSRVYEYFLEYKISSNKINEFLETPDFIRNRSAAPDLKPGPGHLEFKNICLGSTLKQINATAQAKQLIVITGSNGAGKSTLLSLVARLINPNAGRILVDGQDIGKHNLASVRRSISMVSPDLPLLRGTVRKNLLYRYPKASTEEIDRIWRLCDLGKLIDELPQGELTRITEDGHNLSLGQRQRLGLARAMLGNPRILLLDEADVHLDQEAGKILERILQEYQGTILWVTHDPKRLACADAIWQIENGSLVVVDSSEESTYMMAS, from the coding sequence ATGGAAATCCCATCAATATTGGTAAAAAACCGAATCCGAATATTGTTATGCTTGACCGCAAACGGTCTGGGTCAATCAATGGTAGCAATTATGGCCATGCTTTTAGTTCGCTCAGCCTTTGACAACCTGATTAAACATGATGCCAATGTACAAACCCAATATATTTATTATTATGGCCTCGGTTTTATCATCCTGGCAACCGCCAAAGGCTTTCTCAGAATGACGGAGCGAATTGATGCTGAAAAATTGGGGCAAAACTATACTCATCAGATTCGTATGTTGCTTTTTAAAAGTTTGAGTCGCTCGGCTCCCCGGACATTACAAAAACGGAGCCGGGGCGCCATCGTCCTTCGCTTTATTGGCGATCTTAATGCCTTAAAACGTTGGGTAAGTTTGGGTTTGGTACGCATTGCGGTGGCCGGAACAATTTTCACTTGCTCCTTAATTGGTTTGGGTGTTTTAAACTGGAGAATAGCAATGGTGGCAGGATTAATCCTTGGAGTCGGCGCTCTAAGTGTTATCAGGCAGGGTTCCAGGTTACGTGAAGCAGCTAGAGAAAGTCGGCGCTTACGCTCCTATCTTGCCGCCAACGTTAATGAAAAAGTTGCTGCCATAGGGGTTGTTCAAGTTTTCGGGCAAACCGCACGGGAACAAAGAAGAATCCGTAATCAAAGTAAACGACTAATGGAGTCAATGGTCAATAAAGCAAAGAATATTGGTCTTATGAGAGGAATAACCGAGAGTATCATGACCCTCTCTCACGGTGCCATATTGTTGCAGGGTGTCTATGAAATTCAAGTTGGCCGAGCAACTCACGGCACCGTTCTCGCGGCGGTTATTATCATTAGCTTCCTAATTCCGGCTTTGCGTGATTTAAGCCGGGTGTATGAATATTTTCTTGAATATAAAATATCATCAAATAAAATTAACGAATTTCTTGAAACTCCCGATTTTATCAGAAATCGCTCTGCCGCACCCGACTTGAAACCTGGCCCCGGTCACCTGGAATTCAAAAATATATGCTTGGGATCAACTCTTAAACAGATCAATGCCACAGCCCAGGCAAAACAATTGATTGTCATTACCGGGAGCAATGGAGCCGGTAAATCGACCCTGCTCTCTTTGGTAGCCAGGCTCATTAATCCGAATGCCGGCCGAATTCTGGTTGATGGTCAGGATATTGGTAAACATAATCTGGCATCCGTTCGTCGTTCCATCAGTATGGTCAGTCCTGACCTGCCTTTGTTGCGCGGAACGGTCAGAAAAAACCTTTTATACCGATATCCTAAAGCGTCAACCGAAGAGATTGACCGAATTTGGAGGCTCTGTGATCTCGGAAAACTGATTGATGAATTGCCGCAAGGAGAACTGACCAGGATAACCGAAGATGGTCACAACCTCTCACTCGGTCAACGACAACGCTTAGGATTAGCCCGAGCTATGCTAGGCAATCCCCGAATTCTTCTACTGGATGAAGCCGATGTTCACCTCGACCAGGAAGCGGGTAAAATTCTTGAGCGTATTTTACAAGAGTATCAAGGAACTATTTTGTGGGTAACTCACGATCCAAAACGACTTGCCTGTGCTGACGCAATCTGGCAGATTGAAAACGGCTCGCTGGTTGTGGTTGACTCTTCTGAAGAATCAACCTACATGATGGCCTCCTGA